One window of Epinephelus fuscoguttatus linkage group LG9, E.fuscoguttatus.final_Chr_v1 genomic DNA carries:
- the LOC125895017 gene encoding trace amine-associated receptor 13c-like — protein sequence METLDEAELCFPQLLNSSCRKPTRPRSGVTLFYFLSLISVLTTALNLLVIISISHFRQLHTTTNLLLLCLAVSDFLVGLVVMPADIILADTCWFLGDLVCAVYYLLPFIIVSASAESMVLISVDRYVAICYPLHYPNKVTLKRVRVCVCLCWIYSLIISIVILYDHLKKPGRYNSCHGECVFDIAGDVDLVLNFIIPIFIIIILYMRVFMVVVSQARAMRSNIAAVTLRRSLTVTAKRSELKAARTLGIVVAVFLMCYCPYYCMALTGGKIMIGSSAEAFMAFLMYFNSCLNPVIYAFLYPWFRKAVRLIVTFQIMQPDSCEANIL from the exons ATGGAGACCCTGGATGAAGCTGAACTCTGCTTTCCACAACTCCTAAACAGCTCCTGCAGGAAGCCGACGCGCCCTCGCTCTGGAGTTACGCTCTTCTATTTTCTGTCCCTCATCTCTGTGCTCACTACAGCTCTTAACCTGCTGGTCATCATCTCCATCTCCCACTTCAG GCAGCTCCACACCACCActaacctcctcctcctctgcctggCTGTCTCAGACTTTCTCGTGGGCCTTGTTGTGATGCCGGCTGATATCATCTTAGCAGACACCTGCTGGTTCTTGGGTGACCTCGTATGTGCTGTGTATTATTTGTTACCCTTCATCATCGTCTCAGCCTCAGCAGAAAGCATGGTGCTCATATCAGTTGACCGCTACGTGGCTATCTGCTACCCTCTGCATTACCCCAACAAAGTCACTCTAAAGAGAGTCCgagtctgtgtttgtctgtgttggaTCTACTCTCTTATTATCAGCATTGTTATTTTATATGACCACCTGAAAAAGCCAGGCAGGTATAATTCATGCCACGGAGAATGTGTGTTTGACATCGCAGGAGATGTGGACCTTGTTTTGAATTTTATCATTCCCATATTTATCATCATAATTCTGTACATGAGAGTGTTCATGGTGGTTGTCTCTCAAGCTCGGGCCATGCGCTCCAACATTGCAGCTGTCACGCTCCGGCGCTCATTGACTGTAACTGCCAAGAGGTCTGAGCTGAAAGCAGCCAGGACTCTGGGTATTGTTGTCGCTGTGTTTCTGATGTGTTACTGTCCATATTACTGTATGGCTCTCACAGGTGGCAAAATAATGATCGGCTCCTCAGCTGAGGCCTTCATGGCTTTTCTGATGTATTTTAACTCCTGTCTCAACCCTGTGATCTACGCCTTTCTCTACCCCTGGTTTAGGAAAGCTGTCAGACTCATTGTTACATTTCAGATCATGCAGCCTGACTCCTGTGAGGCAAACATACTGTAG